The Candidatus Binataceae bacterium genome has a window encoding:
- a CDS encoding dynamin family protein translates to MSATAGAIRRYDNLKLEVAAIAQAGMLQCAKLKNEAGECAFQQLLARLVEDHFNLAVVGPFSRGKSTLMNAILGFNALPTGILPHTSVITTVCYGPHERVLVRCQGWSLPQEIHLDQLEEYVTERGNPGNRRRVTVAEIQLPAEMLRHGLHFVDTPGVGSPVFANTQTTQSFVPQIDAAIFVSSFDSALGEADIEFLQRVRSTVGIVFVVLNKLDLVSDAERSEVTKFVREQLDRVLGVGTYTLFAVSAKHALASKLARDSEALAQSGLTELEAALAQFIAEGKTRQLGIRVAERLIELLRREAAHAEIATSVSHSPDRTSSLARQIEAEHAALLQQLEQLRNRLEAHAVEVMHELQPRLRASFEKLRQVAIRTFLPDLLSRKAFAEPDGFDAFARGVSEFCQQTLSHELPLYEAALNEHWEGCAAPILRQLTELPEQLLARATGRNELETHAPASSVEKPDQHRRRLEVAEVALIEWRAALNRWSHFLPRRWLSATAEPQFGKALDQLLAQYRSSFEAMLREAIGNQVEAACRETEEAITHQAVRIRKSLSDEEAPKNRKIFGQLLDRAQAARRCFDSNQTTLASAPEDGDRDHSAIAKAGALCVCPVCRAVVRAVFDHLGKLQYELSVESRSQRAHAEAGGFCPAHTWIYSSLTSPVAISRAYPPLLCTRAERLELAARRSRSLDALAEEIQALAPSSLNCVVCSVAHLAAKETIEDIFATLGRGETPTLCLPHLKLALRSSAHLAEARLLATASARALARLADAMRRHALKHDAIRRGLMTADERDAPQTALRKLVGDMLLVLPAREDRV, encoded by the coding sequence GTGAGTGCGACCGCGGGCGCCATCCGGCGCTACGACAATCTCAAGCTGGAAGTCGCGGCTATCGCGCAGGCCGGCATGCTCCAATGCGCCAAGCTCAAGAACGAGGCGGGCGAGTGCGCCTTCCAGCAGCTGCTCGCGCGGTTGGTCGAGGACCACTTTAACTTGGCCGTCGTTGGCCCGTTTAGCCGGGGCAAGAGCACTCTGATGAACGCGATCCTCGGATTCAACGCTCTGCCGACCGGCATTTTGCCCCACACGTCCGTAATCACCACCGTCTGCTACGGGCCGCACGAGCGGGTTCTCGTCAGATGTCAGGGGTGGTCGCTTCCTCAGGAGATCCATCTCGATCAACTCGAGGAATACGTGACCGAGCGCGGCAATCCGGGAAACCGGCGGCGGGTCACGGTGGCCGAAATTCAGTTGCCCGCCGAGATGCTCCGGCACGGCCTCCACTTTGTGGACACACCCGGTGTTGGCTCTCCGGTTTTTGCCAACACGCAAACAACCCAAAGCTTTGTGCCGCAGATCGATGCGGCCATCTTCGTGTCCAGTTTTGATTCCGCGCTCGGCGAAGCGGACATTGAGTTTCTTCAGCGTGTTCGGTCCACTGTCGGGATCGTTTTCGTCGTCCTGAACAAGCTGGATCTAGTTTCAGACGCGGAGCGCAGCGAGGTCACGAAGTTCGTCCGCGAGCAGCTCGATCGTGTTCTGGGCGTCGGCACATATACCTTGTTTGCCGTCTCCGCTAAGCACGCGCTTGCGTCGAAGCTGGCCCGTGATTCCGAAGCTCTGGCTCAATCGGGCCTGACCGAGCTCGAAGCCGCGCTGGCGCAGTTCATCGCTGAGGGCAAAACTCGGCAGTTGGGCATCCGCGTCGCAGAGCGGCTGATAGAGCTTTTGCGACGCGAAGCTGCCCACGCCGAAATCGCCACCTCTGTCAGTCACTCGCCCGATCGGACGTCCTCGCTTGCTCGACAAATCGAAGCCGAGCATGCGGCTCTGCTTCAGCAGCTCGAACAGCTTCGCAACCGTCTCGAGGCTCATGCGGTTGAAGTCATGCATGAGCTCCAGCCTCGTTTGAGGGCATCGTTCGAGAAGCTAAGGCAAGTCGCAATTCGAACCTTTCTGCCCGATCTGCTCTCGCGCAAGGCGTTTGCGGAACCCGACGGATTCGACGCATTCGCACGCGGGGTTTCTGAATTTTGCCAACAAACCCTGTCGCATGAGTTGCCACTTTACGAGGCCGCGCTGAACGAGCACTGGGAAGGCTGCGCAGCTCCTATCCTCAGGCAGCTGACCGAGCTGCCTGAGCAGCTTCTCGCCAGAGCTACCGGCCGCAATGAACTGGAAACCCACGCACCTGCTTCGAGCGTCGAGAAGCCCGACCAGCACCGGCGCAGACTGGAAGTCGCCGAGGTGGCGCTGATCGAGTGGCGTGCCGCTCTGAACCGATGGAGCCATTTCCTGCCCCGGCGCTGGTTGTCCGCTACTGCGGAACCACAGTTCGGCAAAGCGCTGGACCAGTTGCTCGCGCAGTACCGCTCCAGTTTCGAGGCGATGCTGCGAGAAGCAATCGGCAATCAGGTGGAAGCGGCTTGCCGAGAGACTGAAGAGGCCATCACTCACCAAGCCGTCCGAATCAGAAAATCGCTCAGCGATGAAGAAGCGCCAAAGAATCGCAAGATCTTCGGTCAACTGCTGGACCGCGCGCAGGCGGCACGACGCTGCTTCGACAGTAACCAGACAACCCTGGCATCCGCGCCTGAAGACGGTGACCGTGATCACTCGGCCATCGCAAAGGCTGGCGCGCTCTGCGTGTGCCCGGTCTGCCGCGCGGTGGTACGGGCTGTCTTCGATCATCTGGGCAAGCTCCAATACGAACTGAGCGTCGAATCAAGGTCTCAGCGGGCGCACGCCGAGGCCGGAGGTTTTTGCCCCGCACATACCTGGATCTATTCAAGCTTGACCTCTCCAGTCGCAATCTCGCGTGCCTATCCGCCCCTGCTTTGTACGCGTGCCGAGAGACTCGAGCTCGCCGCGCGCAGATCGCGCTCGCTTGATGCGCTCGCAGAGGAAATTCAGGCCCTCGCCCCATCGTCCCTGAATTGCGTAGTGTGCTCGGTTGCACACCTTGCCGCTAAAGAGACCATTGAAGACATTTTCGCAACACTTGGCAGGGGCGAGACTCCCACTCTTTGCCTGCCGCATCTGAAGCTGGCTCTGCGAAGCAGCGCGCACTTGGCAGAAGCCCGTTTGCTCGCGACCGCCTCGGCGCGCGCTCTTGCGCGCCTGGCGGATGCTATGCGCCGGCACGCGCTCAAGCATGACGCCATCCGTCGGGGCCTCATGACCGCGGATGAACGGGATGCGCCACAGACTGCGCTCAGAAAATTGGTCGGCGACATGCTGTTGGTGTTGCCCGCACGCGAGGATCGGGTATGA
- a CDS encoding NADH-quinone oxidoreductase subunit C, translating into MAAVLHELAEHAEVRWTGRVRPTLNGAPDADCQLQCEASDLPEICNWLFSERHYSFGGLVVEQRQRWELRYLFYGEGKEGWVHVVTYLPESGERIPSIAKLVHAADWHEREAEDAFGLVFEGHPRLGDFVLHNDVWHEGVAPMRRAFDGSRPVTHREPDLNWKPRRIVEEAGAFAMPVGPLYSVATAPVYFQLETVGEDVIRAQPRLFYAYRGLEKIAEGRRAEDVLLIAERISATSAFAHSLAFCQAVERLSDVEVPERASSLRIFLAELERLRHHVAAIEGICESTGLTVAAAQAGILQEDLLRISGRLTGHRYLFGLNAFGGLAMELTDAACASAANGVSDVAQRLATLQSMLSTSSSFLDRLEDVGDVSKSDAVDFGLVGPVARASGLARDLRKAQPYCGYEKIDFRIPQESEGDGYARLRVFFREAEQSARVVSNLARAIPPGPYRRPQVSLRPGAALGWVEAPNGAAMHWLRLGEAGRVDRYRIVTPSFANWHGFRLAAENFAFQDFPIILATFALSVHENDR; encoded by the coding sequence GTGGCGGCCGTTTTGCACGAGCTTGCAGAACACGCCGAGGTGCGATGGACCGGCAGGGTTCGCCCGACCCTCAATGGCGCGCCCGACGCAGATTGTCAACTGCAGTGCGAGGCCTCGGACTTGCCGGAGATCTGCAACTGGCTGTTTTCCGAGCGCCATTACAGTTTCGGCGGTCTGGTCGTCGAGCAACGGCAGCGTTGGGAACTTCGATACCTCTTTTATGGGGAGGGGAAAGAAGGCTGGGTGCACGTCGTCACTTACTTGCCGGAAAGCGGTGAAAGAATACCCAGTATCGCGAAGCTGGTGCACGCGGCGGATTGGCATGAACGTGAGGCCGAAGACGCATTCGGCCTCGTCTTCGAGGGCCATCCTCGGTTGGGTGACTTCGTGCTTCACAATGACGTCTGGCACGAAGGCGTGGCGCCGATGCGCAGAGCGTTTGACGGTTCCAGGCCCGTGACACACCGCGAGCCGGACTTGAATTGGAAACCCCGTCGCATTGTCGAGGAGGCGGGCGCTTTTGCGATGCCGGTGGGGCCGCTCTATTCCGTCGCGACCGCGCCGGTATACTTTCAGCTGGAAACGGTCGGCGAGGACGTCATCCGCGCGCAGCCCCGTCTTTTCTACGCTTACCGCGGGCTGGAAAAAATCGCGGAGGGCCGCCGGGCGGAAGATGTGTTGCTGATCGCAGAGCGAATCAGCGCCACCTCCGCGTTCGCTCATTCGCTGGCGTTCTGCCAAGCGGTTGAGCGCCTGTCCGATGTCGAGGTTCCGGAGCGGGCATCTTCGCTTCGAATATTTCTCGCTGAACTGGAGCGCCTTCGTCATCACGTCGCGGCCATCGAGGGGATCTGTGAATCGACCGGTCTTACGGTTGCCGCCGCTCAGGCGGGAATACTCCAGGAAGACCTGCTGCGAATCTCAGGCCGTTTGACCGGCCACCGCTACCTTTTCGGACTCAATGCCTTCGGCGGGCTGGCCATGGAACTAACTGATGCCGCGTGCGCCAGCGCCGCCAACGGTGTGAGCGACGTCGCGCAGAGGCTTGCGACTCTCCAGAGTATGCTAAGCACGTCGAGCAGCTTTCTTGACCGCTTGGAGGATGTCGGCGACGTATCCAAATCGGACGCGGTGGACTTCGGACTGGTGGGACCGGTAGCTCGCGCGTCGGGGCTCGCTCGTGATCTCAGGAAGGCACAACCGTACTGCGGTTACGAAAAGATCGATTTCCGGATTCCTCAGGAGTCCGAGGGGGACGGCTATGCGCGATTGCGAGTGTTCTTCCGCGAGGCCGAACAGTCCGCGCGGGTCGTCTCCAATCTCGCACGTGCTATTCCCCCCGGCCCCTACCGAAGGCCACAAGTCAGCCTGCGCCCGGGTGCCGCGCTCGGCTGGGTGGAAGCGCCAAATGGAGCGGCTATGCACTGGCTTCGCCTCGGCGAAGCGGGGCGCGTCGACAGATACCGAATCGTCACACCCTCATTTGCCAACTGGCATGGTTTCAGACTTGCGGCCGAGAACTTCGCATTCCAGGATTTTCCGATAATTCTGGCGACTTTCGCACTTTCGGTGCATGAAAATGACCGGTAG
- a CDS encoding proton-conducting transporter membrane subunit, translating to MNLFLILVLPLVAALISWLPLGRRTAPIVTLLACIVVLVLAGEAALKVAAGARVSAVSEWVELDGLGALILGLVAIVATAAALFSWGYVAREEDAGHLRRYYANYNLFVSSMLAVPMLVEPALVWTAVELTTIFGIYLVAFDNTAEAVEAAWKYSVLTIMGGAIALLGFIVLYRATRFGLAPFSWSGLITLAPRVPPDVLESSFLLILVGFGAKVGLVPLHTWLPDAHSQAPTPVCALLSGIKTTLVLYVILRLLPILNATGRINIELWAVVIGLISVGIAAFLILQVTDYKRLFAFSTVEHMGIILTAAGLGGTAAHYGAVYQILNHSLTKSFCFFATGAVLLAVDTRQIADVRGLIRTSPIAGAALLFGGIAIAGAPPLAVFLSEFSIFRSGIAGQHYITTGLLAAFVVVAFFGILHHLNRMVFGEASPAATDSLPVRLPRSCVLTLILAGAPIIILGVYMPPPLHRLLQMAAEGITR from the coding sequence ATGAACCTGTTCCTAATTCTGGTTTTGCCGTTAGTAGCGGCTCTGATTTCGTGGCTTCCGCTCGGCCGCCGCACTGCTCCGATCGTCACTCTGCTGGCGTGCATCGTCGTCTTGGTCCTGGCGGGTGAAGCGGCCTTGAAGGTGGCCGCAGGGGCCAGGGTGAGCGCGGTTTCCGAATGGGTTGAACTCGACGGTCTCGGTGCGTTGATCTTGGGGCTCGTTGCAATCGTCGCAACAGCTGCCGCATTGTTTTCTTGGGGCTATGTGGCCCGCGAGGAAGACGCAGGACACCTCCGTCGCTATTACGCCAACTACAATCTTTTCGTTTCCTCGATGCTTGCCGTGCCGATGCTGGTCGAGCCGGCGCTCGTATGGACTGCGGTCGAGTTGACAACGATCTTTGGAATTTATCTGGTGGCGTTCGATAACACTGCCGAAGCCGTAGAGGCGGCATGGAAGTACTCGGTGCTGACAATCATGGGAGGCGCGATAGCACTGCTCGGATTCATAGTTTTGTATCGCGCTACGCGTTTTGGTTTAGCACCTTTTAGCTGGAGCGGGCTGATAACGCTCGCACCCAGGGTGCCGCCCGACGTACTCGAGTCGTCCTTTCTGCTGATTTTGGTCGGCTTTGGCGCCAAGGTCGGGCTGGTGCCGTTGCATACCTGGCTTCCTGACGCCCACAGTCAGGCACCCACGCCCGTCTGTGCACTCTTGTCTGGTATTAAGACAACTCTCGTTCTCTACGTCATTCTGCGCCTGCTGCCGATCCTCAACGCCACCGGTCGGATTAACATCGAGCTTTGGGCGGTTGTCATCGGTCTTATCTCTGTAGGAATCGCGGCATTCCTGATTTTGCAGGTTACTGACTACAAACGCCTGTTTGCGTTCTCCACAGTGGAACACATGGGAATCATCCTGACCGCGGCCGGCCTGGGTGGCACTGCGGCCCACTACGGCGCTGTCTATCAAATTTTAAATCACTCGCTGACCAAATCGTTCTGCTTTTTCGCAACGGGCGCTGTCTTGCTCGCGGTGGATACCCGGCAGATCGCGGACGTGCGCGGATTGATACGAACTTCACCCATCGCGGGCGCCGCGCTATTGTTTGGTGGAATCGCGATCGCCGGCGCGCCCCCTTTGGCGGTATTTCTGAGCGAGTTTTCAATTTTCCGCTCTGGAATCGCCGGTCAGCACTACATCACGACCGGCCTGCTTGCCGCATTCGTGGTCGTGGCCTTCTTCGGGATCCTTCACCATCTCAACCGCATGGTCTTCGGTGAAGCGTCCCCGGCAGCCACGGATTCACTCCCGGTAAGATTGCCGCGCAGTTGCGTATTGACCCTGATTCTAGCCGGCGCGCCTATCATCATCCTGGGCGTCTATATGCCGCCTCCGCTTCACCGTCTGCTTCAAATGGCTGCCGAAGGTATCACGAGGTAA
- a CDS encoding HEAT repeat domain-containing protein, translating to MISRIRAERDDKLARVARRLRSLHDGDLAVIESIGIGTDAIPVLREVLFERDRAGIFEPRVRAVRALGALNATNVLKDFVATWRPAVDPIERLGDEAVLSATARSLGATLDEQALSILCAVAREHPIPGVIETLGRFKRPETIPILIDALADDCAATAAQDALRSNPDQAVPSLIEIALRVTVGPSGREMPSSVRRRRRALRLLLEMPVTGDARNRIARLAHDPDDEIAALACRIAIAADCEQPGRACAKRLVDLLRRAPWPLRKEIEDCLIEHLAVAREFVDRALGQPPGGHLVDSSQLQFRRSLERIKRSGSSARGH from the coding sequence ATGATTTCTCGAATCCGCGCCGAGCGCGACGATAAACTCGCGCGGGTCGCCCGACGGCTGCGCTCTCTGCATGACGGCGACCTCGCCGTCATCGAATCAATCGGGATCGGCACCGACGCCATACCGGTCCTGCGCGAAGTCTTGTTCGAAAGAGACCGTGCCGGAATTTTCGAGCCGCGTGTTCGAGCGGTTCGCGCCCTTGGGGCGCTGAACGCAACCAATGTCCTCAAAGACTTCGTCGCAACGTGGCGGCCGGCAGTCGATCCGATCGAGCGCCTTGGCGACGAGGCCGTTTTGAGCGCGACGGCGCGAAGCTTGGGAGCGACGCTTGACGAGCAGGCCCTCTCCATCTTGTGCGCTGTCGCTCGTGAGCATCCAATCCCTGGAGTTATAGAAACTCTGGGGCGGTTCAAGCGCCCTGAGACGATTCCGATCCTTATTGACGCGCTGGCGGACGACTGCGCTGCCACGGCTGCGCAAGACGCGCTGAGATCGAACCCGGACCAAGCCGTGCCCTCGCTGATCGAGATCGCGTTGCGGGTCACGGTGGGTCCGAGTGGACGTGAGATGCCGTCGAGTGTCCGACGCCGCCGGCGCGCGCTGCGCTTGCTGTTGGAGATGCCGGTCACGGGCGACGCTCGCAACCGCATCGCTCGCCTCGCGCATGACCCTGACGACGAGATTGCGGCTCTGGCATGCAGGATCGCCATTGCCGCTGACTGTGAACAACCAGGACGCGCATGCGCAAAGCGCCTGGTCGATCTTCTGCGGAGAGCTCCATGGCCGCTTCGCAAGGAAATAGAGGACTGCCTCATAGAGCACCTGGCGGTCGCGCGGGAATTCGTGGATCGAGCGCTCGGACAGCCGCCAGGCGGCCATCTCGTGGATAGCTCGCAGCTGCAATTTCGCCGCTCACTCGAAAGGATAAAAAGGAGCGGCTCTTCGGCTCGGGGTCATTGA
- a CDS encoding metallophosphoesterase family protein encodes MRICVISDLHANIEALSALPTDYDELWVLGDLVNYGPDPAAAIEFVRSRAAVVVRGNHDNAIALGADCRCSPRFRAMAEATSEYTRSVLNASDKQFLRELPTYARRIVDGRTFFLCHATPSDLLFEYRAPDSPLWEREEDASSRADVILAGHTHWPFIRTVGSRLVANPGSLGQSKAGDALARYAVWRDDHFELKAYDYPVEATVHKILSLQLPDQVKHDLVEVLRTGKVR; translated from the coding sequence ATGCGCATCTGCGTTATCTCCGACTTGCATGCGAATATCGAGGCGCTTTCGGCATTGCCGACTGATTATGACGAACTATGGGTGCTCGGCGACCTCGTCAATTACGGGCCCGACCCTGCCGCGGCGATTGAGTTTGTGCGCTCGCGTGCGGCGGTCGTGGTTAGAGGAAACCACGACAACGCCATTGCGCTCGGGGCCGATTGTCGCTGCTCTCCTCGGTTCCGCGCGATGGCCGAGGCGACTAGCGAGTACACGCGTTCCGTGCTGAATGCCTCCGACAAACAGTTTCTGCGCGAATTGCCGACGTACGCCCGCCGCATTGTGGACGGCCGCACATTTTTTCTCTGCCACGCGACTCCTTCTGATCTGCTCTTTGAGTACCGCGCGCCAGACTCGCCGTTATGGGAGCGTGAAGAGGACGCCAGCTCCCGCGCCGATGTTATCCTGGCAGGTCACACGCACTGGCCTTTCATTCGAACAGTTGGCTCGCGCCTCGTGGCCAATCCTGGGAGTCTGGGCCAGTCGAAGGCCGGCGACGCGCTCGCCCGCTATGCGGTCTGGCGGGACGACCATTTCGAGCTTAAGGCATATGACTATCCAGTCGAAGCCACTGTACACAAAATTCTTTCGCTGCAATTGCCCGACCAAGTGAAGCACGATCTGGTTGAGGTTTTGCGCACCGGAAAGGTCCGATGA
- a CDS encoding proton-conducting transporter membrane subunit has translation MAMQLLLVISLALCGVGVVLPLIINERRIPSLLGILGVAISGGLLFFSGAALFGGAAFRATLWTIPPLVTLTLELDKLSALFLFVSGLVLLPASIFASGHLDAYLNRYSLRAFCVSYFSLFATLILIPLSADVVSFLMLWELMSILLYLIVGYEHEVEEHARSAYVMFAIGEAGTLLIAFAFIVLAANGSLEFAALKAAGGSLGDGARWAVFLLAFIGFSVKAGLIPVNFWLPRAYTSAPLPFVPVLAGATLNLGLYGIVRLDGDLLRVTAPGPGLVVLIIGSVTALLGILYATTQSDLKTLLAHSSIENAGIIATALGAGFVFVGSGHPSIAAIAFAAAFYHMLNHSIYKSLLFVATGAVDSNVGTRNIDRLGGLIKAMPLTAGFFLIGALSIAALPPFNGFVSEWLTLQTMLLSAGMASTGIKIVFAICGAILALTAALAVTCFVKAFAMSFLGMPRSESAGNARRANSSAILPMAFLGVLCFVLGVAPTYVIPVLDGAIGPLAQQARAADALIPPFFVGNPHHRELPASFVADFHTLGAQLGQSVLPGRGLVVMHRGGANNPVVFAMSTSYMAAVLPLMLLGVFVVFRLIVVRGRAVERRAVWDGGIRRLLPEMTYTGTGFSNPVRVIFEAVFRPTTVEDTRETVGKHFRAVIRRTRGENHVLDRLLLNPISDAALWVANGFARMHHGVLNAYVFYGLGALIAALLVARFS, from the coding sequence ATGGCTATGCAGTTGCTGTTGGTCATCTCCCTGGCACTGTGCGGCGTGGGCGTGGTCTTGCCGCTAATCATCAACGAACGGCGCATCCCGTCGCTGCTGGGCATTCTCGGAGTCGCGATTTCCGGTGGTTTGCTCTTCTTCAGCGGCGCTGCACTGTTCGGCGGCGCAGCTTTCCGGGCGACACTGTGGACGATTCCACCGCTGGTTACGCTAACGCTCGAGCTCGACAAACTGTCTGCACTATTCCTTTTTGTTTCGGGATTGGTTCTCTTACCGGCCTCGATCTTCGCGTCGGGACACCTTGACGCTTATCTCAATCGTTACAGCTTGCGGGCTTTCTGCGTTTCATACTTCAGCCTTTTCGCGACCTTAATACTGATCCCGCTATCAGCCGACGTCGTATCCTTTCTGATGCTCTGGGAGTTGATGTCGATCCTCCTGTACCTGATCGTCGGCTACGAGCATGAAGTCGAAGAGCACGCGCGCTCGGCCTACGTGATGTTCGCGATCGGAGAGGCCGGAACGCTGCTCATCGCATTCGCCTTCATCGTGCTCGCTGCGAACGGCTCGCTCGAATTCGCGGCGTTGAAAGCAGCCGGAGGCAGCCTCGGAGATGGAGCGCGATGGGCGGTTTTCCTGCTTGCGTTCATCGGTTTTAGCGTCAAAGCGGGCCTTATCCCGGTGAACTTCTGGCTGCCGCGAGCCTATACGTCGGCGCCGCTTCCATTCGTGCCGGTACTCGCCGGCGCCACACTTAATCTGGGCTTGTATGGGATCGTCAGGCTCGACGGCGATTTGCTGCGAGTCACCGCTCCGGGGCCGGGTCTGGTCGTGCTCATTATCGGCAGTGTGACAGCGCTGCTAGGTATCCTCTACGCGACCACGCAAAGCGATCTGAAAACTCTGCTTGCCCATAGTTCGATCGAGAACGCCGGCATCATCGCAACGGCTCTGGGCGCGGGATTCGTGTTCGTGGGATCGGGCCACCCGTCCATCGCGGCCATCGCGTTCGCCGCGGCTTTCTATCACATGCTGAACCACTCGATTTACAAGAGCCTCTTGTTTGTCGCGACGGGGGCGGTCGATTCGAACGTCGGCACTCGGAACATCGACCGATTGGGCGGCTTGATAAAAGCGATGCCTCTGACTGCAGGGTTTTTTCTCATTGGAGCACTCTCGATCGCGGCGCTGCCGCCTTTCAATGGCTTCGTCAGCGAATGGCTGACCCTGCAGACGATGCTGCTAAGCGCAGGCATGGCATCGACCGGCATCAAGATCGTGTTTGCAATCTGTGGTGCGATTCTAGCCCTGACTGCCGCACTTGCGGTGACCTGTTTCGTGAAAGCATTCGCGATGAGCTTCCTCGGGATGCCGCGCTCTGAGTCGGCGGGCAACGCGCGCCGGGCTAATTCATCGGCGATCCTGCCGATGGCTTTTCTCGGGGTGCTTTGCTTCGTGCTGGGAGTCGCGCCCACCTACGTTATTCCCGTACTTGATGGCGCGATCGGCCCGCTTGCTCAGCAGGCGCGTGCCGCCGACGCCCTCATCCCACCGTTCTTCGTTGGGAACCCCCATCACCGCGAGCTCCCCGCTTCCTTCGTCGCGGACTTTCATACTCTGGGCGCGCAACTTGGACAGAGTGTTCTCCCTGGACGCGGGTTGGTCGTCATGCATCGCGGCGGCGCGAACAATCCGGTGGTCTTCGCGATGTCCACCTCCTACATGGCGGCGGTCTTGCCCTTGATGCTGCTCGGCGTGTTCGTCGTTTTCCGGCTGATCGTCGTCCGCGGCCGGGCAGTCGAGCGGCGCGCGGTTTGGGATGGAGGCATACGCCGTCTGCTGCCCGAGATGACGTACACAGGCACAGGTTTTTCCAATCCGGTCCGGGTAATCTTCGAAGCCGTCTTCCGGCCGACCACGGTCGAAGACACCCGTGAGACCGTGGGCAAGCACTTCCGCGCAGTGATCCGTCGAACTCGAGGCGAGAACCACGTTCTTGACCGCCTCCTGCTCAACCCGATCTCCGACGCCGCGTTGTGGGTGGCAAATGGGTTTGCTCGGATGCACCACGGTGTCCTCAATGCGTATGTCTTCTACGGGCTGGGCGCGCTTATCGCGGCACTGCTCGTCGCCAGGTTTTCTTAG
- the crcB gene encoding fluoride efflux transporter CrcB has protein sequence MGAFLWVGLGGFFGANARYLLGGWVASRLGVGFPYGTYIINVTGSFILGFFLAFAQDRPWVAPPARLLFAVGFVGAYTTFSTFEYESIRLLQDGELLLSVVYLLGSVVSGALAAIAGIALGGWI, from the coding sequence TTGGGAGCATTCCTGTGGGTTGGCTTGGGTGGGTTCTTCGGCGCAAATGCGCGCTACCTGCTGGGCGGGTGGGTCGCCAGCCGCCTTGGGGTTGGGTTTCCCTACGGAACGTACATAATCAACGTGACTGGAAGCTTTATCCTCGGCTTCTTTCTCGCCTTCGCTCAGGACCGGCCGTGGGTGGCGCCCCCAGCCCGGCTGCTGTTCGCGGTCGGCTTCGTCGGCGCCTACACGACTTTTTCCACATTCGAGTACGAGTCGATTCGGCTGCTACAGGATGGTGAGTTGCTGCTAAGCGTAGTGTACCTGCTTGGGAGCGTCGTATCCGGGGCTCTGGCCGCGATTGCGGGCATTGCGCTCGGCGGCTGGATCTGA
- a CDS encoding NADH-quinone oxidoreductase subunit H produces the protein MTRSVAFNLLQVLFVLGLAPLVSGVLSRLKEIVQSRRGPSIFQPYRDLRKLFNKDEVVSQNASWIFRVTPYVVFIAPIFVTTLIPVLTNYPLFFAFMGDMLGGGFVLALGGFFASLAAVDTANPYGPMGASRTRMVGFLAEPVFMIVFFTVSFIAGSTIPYIVQQHWVTFADFFAPSHVLLVIAFVMLILAEAGRIPVDNPTGHFELAMIDESKSLEYSGNGMALMKWGGQMKLLVLMCILLNVLVTPWGLAGGKNLTDVFLAAPLVLLKIGLFILILVVIESSLAKLRLFRISEFLGAAFVTSVVAMITGLLSF, from the coding sequence ATGACGCGCTCAGTTGCGTTCAACCTGTTGCAGGTGCTTTTCGTGCTAGGGCTCGCGCCACTCGTGTCGGGCGTGCTCTCGCGCCTCAAAGAGATCGTGCAGTCGCGGCGCGGACCCAGCATCTTCCAGCCCTATCGCGATCTGCGCAAGCTGTTCAACAAGGACGAAGTGGTCTCGCAGAATGCGTCCTGGATTTTCCGGGTCACGCCCTATGTCGTCTTTATAGCGCCGATCTTCGTCACCACTTTGATCCCGGTGCTGACGAACTATCCGCTCTTCTTCGCATTCATGGGCGACATGCTGGGCGGCGGGTTCGTGCTCGCGCTCGGCGGATTTTTCGCCTCGCTCGCGGCGGTTGACACGGCTAATCCCTACGGGCCGATGGGCGCGAGCCGCACGCGCATGGTCGGGTTCCTTGCGGAGCCGGTCTTCATGATTGTCTTCTTCACCGTCTCATTTATCGCAGGCTCGACCATACCCTATATCGTCCAGCAGCACTGGGTAACCTTCGCGGACTTCTTTGCGCCGTCGCACGTCCTATTGGTGATCGCTTTCGTAATGCTGATTCTGGCCGAGGCCGGGCGGATTCCGGTTGACAACCCGACAGGCCATTTCGAGCTCGCGATGATTGATGAGTCCAAAAGTCTTGAGTACTCGGGCAATGGCATGGCGCTGATGAAATGGGGCGGCCAAATGAAGCTGCTAGTGCTGATGTGCATTTTGCTCAACGTGCTGGTAACCCCGTGGGGATTGGCCGGCGGTAAGAACCTGACTGACGTCTTTTTGGCTGCGCCACTTGTTTTGCTCAAGATCGGGCTCTTCATTCTGATTTTGGTCGTAATTGAGTCGTCGTTAGCTAAGTTGCGGCTGTTTCGGATCAGCGAATTCCTAGGAGCGGCTTTTGTAACCTCTGTGGTCGCAATGATTACAGGGCTTCTGAGCTTTTAG